The nucleotide window TGGTGGCTCAGTTGGTTATAGCCCTGGTCCAGTCCAGCCCCAGGAAGATGAGCTTCCTCCCTGCCACAGTTTGGGCTGCAAATGCCTCAGTGGTGACTTCTCATCTCAACGGGCATCTAACGAGCAAGACTCCCTTTAGGTCTCTGGTTGTTAGGGAAACATGAAAGTCTTCTTTTGTACAAAGATGAATTCTTAAAAAGggtgtaattagaatttttacAAATTGTCATTAATATTCTGTTGAATCCTATTTTAGAACATTCAGTTAGATTCATTCtgtaaagcctcagtttccatatctgccAAATGAAGGCATTCACTAAATgacctcttaggtcccttccTACTTTCAATCCTATGATTCCAAAAGAATCTAATGGCAAATACTTTGGCAAAGCAAATCATTGTCACCAAAACAGCTAGCCCATCCCTAACTGATCTCATGTAAACCTGGATCTTTCATGTAGTGAGTTAGCTTAGAGTGAGGTATACCTGTGATACAGGgtgccctccccaccccacccccacttcgGGTAGGATAATGGAGTGGTCGGTGAGGTTGAACAGAGCCCCGGGCCATGGGACGCAACACCACAGGGGGCAGTGTGGAGCTCTTGTCCCAAGACGTGCTCCAATCAGCCTTGGACTTCCCCAGCCCAGGTTGAGGAAGCATCCTCTGGTGCCAAATTTGTAGTTGGACGGGACCTTCGAGGTCGTTTAATCCCATTGGGAGCCAGAGGCAGGGCCTTAGAGGAGAGGGTTCATGCCTTTGCCCCCAGCCCCAAGCTGCCTTTGATCCCTTAGTCCCCAGTTGCCAGCCACAGCCGACCTAACCACATGGGATAGTAAATGGTGCCCCTGCCACGGGCACTCGAGGAAGCTAGGCATGAGTGCCCCAGGCCATCCCTCTCTCCCTGGTTGTGCACGCAGGCGTCTGCTTTGACTACCTCATGCCCAAATATAAGTGGCCTCGTCCCCAGTGACCAGGAGAGCAGCCCCCCTTCCCCTTAGCTCGGGCCGCTGGCCAGCCTCTCCTCCCCAAAGGAGTTTATCGTCTTGAACTCCACCGCTTTGCCCTGCCCCCATCCCTGGTCTTCTCTCCAGTCCAGGCTATTCGCAAAATCCCAGCCAGCCAGACCTTTGAATAcactccctctccttctcccccaagTCCAAGTTGTTCCCGATCCTCCCTAGCCCACCCGGTGGAtttggtgggagggagggggctTCTGAGCCTAGGGACCGTCTAGGGTCAGCCCAGTCCCCCAGGGAAGGACACAGCCCCATCCCCACCGCCTGACCGCTTAGCCCCTCAGGCGAGCGGGCAGGCTGTGGGAACCCCAGCCGGGCGGGCGGAGATGTCGGGATAATTTAGCAGGTGGCCTCGTTACTCCCAGATCTGTCGCCATGGTAAcctggttttttctttaaaaaatgtacagTGCCAAGAGGAGGAAGATGGCTGACAAAATCCTCCCTCAAAGGGTGAGTGCCTTTCACGGCAGCCCCCCTGCCTGCCCCCCTCCCTTGCTGCTCCCCTCCtctgctgccccccccccaccaggatacctccccctcctccctccggGCCAGAGCTTCTTCGTCACAGtcactttcactttttctcttaaaaagcTAATTAAGAAGTGAGGCTCCCCAGGCCAGCgggttgggaggggggagggggatagAGGAAAGACGCAGGGATGTGAGGGGCCAGAATGCTGACTGGAGCTGGGGGAGGGAGGGCTTCAGTGAAGCAAAGTGGAGGGGCCCAGAAATAGAGACTGGGAGTAAAAGGAGGTACAGAAGCTTTGGGGGGTAGGGCTAAGGGGAATAGAAAATAGGCAGAGGGACAGATGCTTAGACTGGCATAGAGCATATAGGGACAGGGTGCCCAGCAGACAGCGATTGGCCCACTGTTGGGGTGAAGGGCAAGAGGCAACAGTGACGACCGGGTCACCCAAATACCAACAGTTTGTGCACAGTGAGAGCAGGGTCTGACTCCATGGCACCCAAACTATGGTTGCCGGCTCCCTGGGCTCTCTTGAGGACCCAAGAGGCCCCCAGCCTCACAGTGACCACTAGAAAGCCATCAGGTCTCCCTAGAACTCCAAGCTTCTGTGGCTTGGTGACTAAGGTACAGGGTAAAGTGGGCAGCTCTCTCCTTTCCCGTTCAGTCAGCCAGCTGCTCCCACCTTTCCTACCGCCAGAATGGATGGGTTTCCTCCAAGGGTCTCTCTTCCCTAATCTGTGAAGTCTTTTCTAGCAGAGATGAGGTCCGCTGGCCATTGACTCCCTGCTCCTCAGTCAGTTCTGTGCCTTGGGATGGACTAGAACCCTCATGTTCCACTTCCAGAGTTGAGGCATTCTCTAACTCCAGAGTCGAGGGGTGACGAGATATCCCTGTATATCATGGCCCAGTTTTGTCAATGCTCCCGATTCTCTACCCCTTCCCTCCAGATCAGAGAGCTGGTGCCCGAGTCCCAAGCTTACATGGACCTGCTGGCCTTTGAGAGGAAGCTGGACCAGACTATCATGAGGAAGCGAGTGGACATCCAAGAAGCCCTGAAGAGGCCGATGAAGGTGCCCCTGGGTTGGGAGTGGGCCCCACCGGGCTGGGCCCTCGGGCCCATGGGATCAGGGCCCCAGAGGATATGGGACAAAGAAGCAGCAATGGTGAGGTGGAAGGCACTGGATGAGGATGGAGAGGTCCGGATTCCTATCCCACCTcctcacacttactagctgtgtgaccacaagcaagttacttaacatctcaGCTTGGGCTCCATGTAAGATGGGATTACACAGGAGCCTCCTTTTCTAGGACCTTAGAAAGGTTTACAGGAGCtcttttgtaaagtgttttgccaaCTTTAAAAGGCTCTTTAAGAATGTTCTCCACTGTCCTTGGGGGGTGATAGTGTGGCATTTGCTCCAGGGTAGCGGGCCATATGGCCCCCTCCTCAAAGAGGCCATCAGCCTCCGGGATCAAAGTCTTCCCTGACAGCTCAGTGGAGGGCCTGTCACGTTCTCCTACAGCAAAAGAGGAAGCTTCGGCTCTACATCTCCAACACGTTCAACCCAGCAAAGCCAGATGCGGAGGACTCCGATGGCAGCATCGCATCCTGGGAACTGCGGGTGGAGGGGAAACTGCTGGATGATGTACGTCCTGGCCCAGGTCTCTCCACGGGTCCAGGGAGGGGACTGGGTGAGGATGGACTTGCTTGGAGAGATTCGGCCGCTGCATTTGTGCCAGGTGTCAGGGACCAGGACAAAGCAATGGGATGGAGTGGGGAGATGTGGAGAGTTGGGGTGCTGATGCAGATCGggagaaaggggggcagctgCATCTGTTGCTGCCCCATCCTGCCCTCATGAATTTCTTCCTGATAGCCCCTCCCCCTGCCTGCTCCCAGCCCAGCCTTATTCTACCCCCCATGGCCCCTGTTTTGCCCCCACGGCCCCTATTCTGCTCCCACAGCCCAGCAAGCAGAAGCGGaagttctcttccttctttaagaGCTTGGTCATTGAGCTGGACAAAGACCTCTATGGCCCAGACAACCACCTGGTGGAGGTGAGCGATCCTGTTCGTTTATTCATACAGCAAGAATGTATGGTGATGCTCCCCCAAGCCTATCTTCTCCACACAGAGCCTGAGAGGGGCTAATTTtagcacacatttattaagcacccatagCTTACAGATCCCCAGCATTCCCTCACTATCTTAGCATTCAGACTAGGGAATGGCATCCTGGAGCCCCAAGTCACCCCAAGTTCAGGCAGGTCTGAGGCAGTGACCTAGCTCTTCTTCCCCTGGACAGTGGCATCGGACACCCACAACACAGGAGACAGATGGATTCCAGGTAAAGAGGCCAGGAGACCTGAGTGTGCGCTGCACCTTACTCCTTATGTTGGACTACCAGGTATGTGTTTCCTCCTGGCCACCTCATGCCTCAAACTACATGGGTGCCCTTATCCTTAGGGAAGAAGCCTGAGAAAGGCCCCCAGTGACTTTTCTCTTAGATAGGCTCCTCTTGGACCTCTGGGTTGGGCCCCCTGGAaatcctctcctcctttcctgaATTCCTTCCTTTGGGATACCTCGGAAGAGCCCTTTCCCCAAAGTCCAACGTTCTCAAATGCTTGCAGTTCACATCCCTTTACTCAGCTGAGCACCTGTTCCCACAGCCTCCCCAGTTCAAACTGGACCCTCGCCTAGCCCGACTGCTGGGGCTTCACACCCAGAGCCGATCAGCCATCGTGCAGGCTCTGTGGCAGTATGTAAAAACAAATCGGCTGCAGGATTCCCATGACAAGGAGTACATCAATGGGGACAAGTACTTCCAGCAGGTAACTTCTCCTCTAAATCCAGGGATCTGGGGAAGCCACCAGTAGGGGCAAAGACTTTCAGTAAGGTAACTTGAACCTAAAActcttgaatctcagtttcctctttcaaATGAGGATACTACCTCCCTTTCCTCACTCCTGCCCAAGGGCATGGAGCATCAAATGAAATTGTTCAATAACTTGATGGCTGTTTATTGAACTCCTACCATATGCAGGCTCCATTCAGGTTTCATGGAAGTCGAGAAGTATATGTTCACTGGAAGCCACATGTGTAGAGGAAGGAACAAAAATCAGGAACAAGAAAACTGGGTTCTTATCCCGACTTCCACCAAGTGCTTTTGTGGACAGAGCCAACCCTTCTGTCTCAGGGTTCTTAGCCAGATATCAAGGCCTCCAAAGTTCTAGCTTTTAGAAGCTCAGCTTCTCTGGGGTTGAGACGGGAGTCCTATTTCTAGGCATCCTAAGCCATTTCTAGCCTCAAGatgtgtgtgaccttgaacaaattccTCAACTTCTGCTTgaagccttaccactcttctgccttggaaccaatacactgtattgattctaagatggaaggtatggttttaacaaaattatatatatatatatatacacacatatgtatatgcacacacatatatataatgcatgtaaaatcatttgaaaaataaaaagaactctgTATATGAGAGAGATGAAGGTATTATTAAATAGTCtcagaaggtaatctcagaggagcACTTTCTTTAGTCATCTCACCATATTCCCATTTCTACTGAGTAATGATGGCAGGTCTCAGCCTCCATAAGAGTACTTTTCTGGAGTTGGAAAATTGAAATGAGAACCCTGACATTCTCGAGCACAGAAGAGTGAAAGCTTTCCTACCCCTTCCACTTCTCTTCCAGATCTTTGACTGTCCCCGGCTGAAATTTTCTGAAATCCCCCAGCGCCTCACAGCCCTGCTACTGCCCCCAGACCCAATTGTGATCAACCATGTCATCAGGTGagcctcttcctctccctctccctgcctccAACTTTTGGTCTTTCCCCAACTTCCCATTGACCCCTTTATCTCCCGTCCCAAGCTCCCTAGGCCCTTGGGCCCTGCACAGGCCCTGGAATCTAAGGGTAGCCTTTCTCCCCTGGTAGTGTGGACCCGTCAGACCAGAAGAAGACAGCATGCTATGACATTGACGTGGAAGTGGAGGAGCCACTGAAGGGTCAGATGAGCAGCTTCCTTCTGTCCACAGCCAACCAACAGGAGATCAGTGCCCTGGATAGTAAGGTCAGTTTGGTACCCAGAGCTGCATTAAGTATAAACCCAGAGAACAAAATGCAGGTATAGGATGAATGTTTTGGAGTAGACCAAAACACCATTACAGCTTTTCTCCTTTCTTGCTGGAACCTCAGTATCTTCCCATACTACTCTTCACCCCCAAGACTTCAGAAGTGTTACAGGATATTTAGGATTTGCCTTCTGAAGCAGTGGGGAATCATGCCACATCCCATTCACCCTTTCCCATAAAGGAGACAGGTTCAGAATAAGAGAGCTCCTGCATTTCTGCTTCCAGATCCATGAGACGATCGAGTCTATAAACCAGCTCAAAATTCAGAGGGACTTCATGCTGAGTTTCTCCAGAGACCCCAAAGGCTATGTCCAAGACTTGCTCCGCTCTCAGAGTCGGGACCTTAAGGTAAGAAATTGGAGTGTAGGAAAAAGCTCAGGAATTGTGAGTGGAGGGAATGAGGGAGATTTGGATAGATGTTGTTAGGAAAGCTGGTAAAAAGAGAGAGGTTCTGGGTTGAAGGGTTGACTCCTATGTTCTCTCCAGGTAATGACAGATGTAGCAGGAAATCCTGAAGAGGAACGTCGGGCAGAGTTCTACCACCAGCCCTGGTCCCAGGAAGCTGTCAGTCGCTATTTCTACTGCAAGGTACTGCAGCAGTTCCTCTCCCTATGCCCTCCCTTCCAAGGCAGGCTATGCCTTTATTTTGTATTGCTTCTTCAATGAGGAGAATCCCCCTGGAAAAATCTCTCCCCTCTTCAGCACCACAAAGTATAGTTACTTTCCCTGCTCCCACCCAAACAGGAAACTTGCTCTCAGAATTTCCTCCCAGGTAAGATGGCCTGAGGACTTGTGGGTGGGCTCTTCCCTTCCCAAGGGTGCTGCACCCAGTACTACTCTTCCTTTCTGCAGATCCAGCAGCGCAGGCAGGAACTGGAGCAATCCCTGGGTGTACGCAACACCTAGGGACACCTCCCTGGACCGGACACCATCTTGGACCTCCAGGGCCAGGTCCCCTGCCCCCCCAGGGACCTCCTCCTGGGCTGTAACATCACTCCTCAGACATTTTCCATGTGGGGCTGAGGGGGGACCAGATTAAAGGTCATTCAGCTACCAGTAACTGTGTAGTTATTGGGAACTGGGAAGGTGTAAGAGGCAAAGATGGCAGCCTAGTTTCCCATTCCTTTTCCCTCCCatgcttctctcctttctcccagccTTGCCTCCAGAACTAGCGATAATCTGGCAGAAGAAacttttaataacattttctcatttaaaaaaaaatacagtaacaatttctccatctgtctaTGTCCCTCTTGCCTCGCCCTTCCTGGGGCAAAGGCAGCAAAGGGAAGGTGAGGAAGTACCAGTGCACAGAGAAGTAGATTAGGTACTGTTGGCCTGCTCTTGTTCAAAGAGGGCCATAGCGAGCTGAGCCCGGCTCCCCAGGCCCTCCAGATTACTGAGCCTACAGCGGTGGTAGAGCTCCTCACTAAGCCGGGGACTGCAATCCCGAAGGGAAAACCTCTGCACCAGGCCCGGCTCAACTGCACGAAAAAGGTGCAGTCCTGAGAATCGTAGAAAAACATCTAGCACCTCTAGCCCCTCAAgggcttcttcttcttcctgtCCAGCCAGTTCCCCGGCCAGCCGGGCTCGAGCTGCTAAGTAGTCAGCATTGTAGAAACAGCCCTCTGAAGAGGCCTGCCGATCAAAGCGGCCCCCAGCCGAGGCCCCCCGAGGCTGGTCCGGACCAGCAGGGGAGGGTGGATCAGGGCCAGCCCCAGGAGGTCCTGGGGGTGACTTCACAGGGGCCAACGCAGGGTTGAACTCCTGGAAGTGAACAGGAAAGAAAGCCTGCCAGCCCGAGATGGCATTCATGCGGCAACGGTTGAGAACATCGGGCCCGGGCCTCGTCCAGACAGTAGTCAGGAAGAAGAGCGTATCTACGGGGTGCTTTTTGGAGACGACGTCCATGAGCCGCACCTGGGAGGGCGCCTCAGCTCGCACGGCGAGCCAGGCCAGTCGTGTCCCAGGATGCCTGCGCTCCAGCTCAGTGGCTGACGCCTTCACCCCTGCAAAGGGGTCCGGGGCCCCTCGACCACCCTCCCGTGGCCCGTAGACCAGCAGAAGGGTCAGTAAAGCGTGTTCCCTTGGCTCCAGGACACCAGCTGCAAAGGCCTCCAGGAAGGCAGGGGCGGCAGCAGCCTCTGTAGGCAACAGTGGAAGCACTAGCTGTACCCTTGTGGCCTCGGTGACATAAGGCATAGGTAAGATTTCCACGCGGCTCAGGGGCCGAAGCAAACTGACTCTTCGTGCGAGGGCTCGGCGGTGCCCACGCTGGGTCACAGCCTCCAGAAGAAGGTCCAGCGTGTACTCCATGCCCCGGGCTGGGTCAAAGCGTCGGTAACCATTGAGGAGCCTCTGTTTGCGGAAGCGCAGGCGGGGCTGATAGCGCCTATTCAACTGCTCCAAAGCAGTCTCCACAGCATCCCCCACATCTGCCCTGCTGGCCCCCCGCAGTGGACATTTGGGGGCCCCATCTGCACAGGAGAAGATGTGCTGCTCTGTGAAGTAATCCCAGCCTAGCACCTCAAAACGGGACCgaggagagaaaggggcaggGAGCCCCACTGGCCAGCTCAAGCCCGCTTCTCCCTCTGGGGTCAGCACTGTCAGGTTTCGGATCTGTGCCTGGGGAGAAAGACCATAACATGTCAAAGCCTGATCCGGGACCTTAGACAGCCAGGACTTTCTAAGCTCAGATCTTCTGGCTTCAGTTAGGAGCCCTGAGTTTCAGGCCTGATTCCACCATTCACTAGCCACAGGAACTTGGGCCAATCACGTAACATTttcccctcatctgtaaaatggtgataataactatataactctctctatatatatatatattaactaacctctacttcacagaattgttgttAAGAATGgatgatggggggtggggggcagctgggtagctcagtggattgagagtcaggcctagagacgggaggtcctaggttcaaatccggcctcagacacttcccagctgtgtgaccctgggcaagtcacttgacccccattgcccacccttactactcttccaccaaggagccaatacacagaagttaagggtttaaaaaaattaatataaaaaaaaaaaaaagaatggatgatagggggcagctgggtggctcagtggattgagagccaggcctagagatggagtcctgggttcaaatgtggcctcatacttcctaactgtgtgaccccagggcaagtcacttaactcccattgcctagccctttccactcttacCACACACAGtactgagtctaagacagaaggcaagggtttaaaaaaaatttttttttaaatatcagatgaTAGAAGGACCTGTTCTTTGAATAGAAATGATAAGCACTAGAGGAATCAACTATAACaaccttttctccctcttccccaagcccAATAACATATCCCTGTCACAGCCAGGCCCTGCTCTTAGTTCTTACCCTTACTGTCTCCTTAGCCTACATATGGTTTCCACCACCTGACCCACAGCTGTATGCACATTCACCTACTACATCTGGTCTCAGGACCTCGCTTCTTTCAGACATCTCTGGAGGTCCCAGGTCCCCAAGAATGGGAACAGAAGCTTCTCTCCTTAATGAGGAACTGCCAGCCTTCCACCAACACAGTACATGGCGTCCCCAAATCCAGGTCTCCCAGCAGTCCCTTTGACTCCTCACATACCTGTACATACTTAAATAGACCTTGAGCTTGCCCAGCAGCTTTCTCTCTCATTAACTTGGACTTGTAACAAAATCCTCTCCCCTGAGGATAGCAAAAAATCAGATATGGTCACCACCTTCTTTTTAATTATAGTCTAGCCCACTGCTTCAGCTCAGCTACAGATGCTTTCTTGTAAACCCATTTCAATTCCTCTTCCTCTTATTTCACCGTGACAACAAGCCACCACCTTGTAAACTCCCCCTAATTTTCTGACTCACCTGCAGCTGCTCTATCTCACTGTAGGCCCGATCCAGCTCTAGGGCACTGAAGCGTTTGTGAAGCCGATACATGAGCGTCCCATCGGAGACAGGGTGCACAGCAAAAGCACTGAGGAATGCGGAGCTTCCCTCCTTCTCAGGGTCCCTGTTCTTGGCCAGCTCAAAAGATCGGTACTGCTGCCCCTAGAGGGACCAGAGGGAAATCAACGTCTCCTTCACCCAACTTGTAGTTATTCCCACCATGTTCTAAACCCACAATAAGGGGGCAGACTCCCTCACTGCTCCTTTTGAGTCTTCCCCCAAaatcttccttccccctcttatTATTCATCCCTAGTGTTCTAGGGGGGGTTCTAAGTTCCACTGTACTGATCTCCAAAAGGAGAGATTAACAGCTAAGAATACCTCTTCCCTTAAGTGGGCCTCCTATTTCCCCAGATAATATCCCCATCTTTCTGGGCTGGAAGGGTGGCACATATCCAGGAACTCTCTCTCCAGGAGATGGATGTGTAATGGTAGTTCTAACTCTCTCCCCAGGAGAAGAATAGAGGTTTTCATTAAGGGAAAAAGATGATTCTCTTCTGTGGTAAAGACCATATCTAGCAAATTCCCTTCTGTTCAATACTGTTCCCATCTCTATTGGTCAGGGGTTCCCTGTTAATAATTTTGATATCTCTGAGATATTATGACTACTGGGGGGAAGTGTAGGTTGatgaaaactgaggcataaatgGGTTTTGCTGAAAATGCAATAGCTGCTAAAGCTAAAGGTTGTGTGGGCAGCAGCTTCTGTGGAGAGCAACTGAATTGGGCACTAGGATCACTCAGAAAACTGTGATGAGCCTCCTGGAGCC belongs to Gracilinanus agilis isolate LMUSP501 chromosome 5, AgileGrace, whole genome shotgun sequence and includes:
- the SMARCD3 gene encoding SWI/SNF-related matrix-associated actin-dependent regulator of chromatin subfamily D member 3 isoform X1; the protein is MVDRSAPRRQIVGGEEGDGGLPNTIPCSLLRSLTRHTLQALFRRSLRLPRSGAAAAQAPRLAEPEPKHQAGERGQGQSAGLGVPGPEPEQLREQRPGMPSGARMPHQGAPMGPPGSPYMGSPAVRPGLAPAGMEPARKRAAPPPGQSQAQSQGQPVPTAPTRSRSAKRRKMADKILPQRIRELVPESQAYMDLLAFERKLDQTIMRKRVDIQEALKRPMKQKRKLRLYISNTFNPAKPDAEDSDGSIASWELRVEGKLLDDPSKQKRKFSSFFKSLVIELDKDLYGPDNHLVEWHRTPTTQETDGFQVKRPGDLSVRCTLLLMLDYQPPQFKLDPRLARLLGLHTQSRSAIVQALWQYVKTNRLQDSHDKEYINGDKYFQQIFDCPRLKFSEIPQRLTALLLPPDPIVINHVISVDPSDQKKTACYDIDVEVEEPLKGQMSSFLLSTANQQEISALDSKIHETIESINQLKIQRDFMLSFSRDPKGYVQDLLRSQSRDLKVMTDVAGNPEEERRAEFYHQPWSQEAVSRYFYCKIQQRRQELEQSLGVRNT
- the SMARCD3 gene encoding SWI/SNF-related matrix-associated actin-dependent regulator of chromatin subfamily D member 3 isoform X2 produces the protein MAADEVTGGARKATKSKLFEFLVHGVRPGMPSGARMPHQGAPMGPPGSPYMGSPAVRPGLAPAGMEPARKRAAPPPGQSQAQSQGQPVPTAPTRSRSAKRRKMADKILPQRIRELVPESQAYMDLLAFERKLDQTIMRKRVDIQEALKRPMKQKRKLRLYISNTFNPAKPDAEDSDGSIASWELRVEGKLLDDPSKQKRKFSSFFKSLVIELDKDLYGPDNHLVEWHRTPTTQETDGFQVKRPGDLSVRCTLLLMLDYQPPQFKLDPRLARLLGLHTQSRSAIVQALWQYVKTNRLQDSHDKEYINGDKYFQQIFDCPRLKFSEIPQRLTALLLPPDPIVINHVISVDPSDQKKTACYDIDVEVEEPLKGQMSSFLLSTANQQEISALDSKIHETIESINQLKIQRDFMLSFSRDPKGYVQDLLRSQSRDLKVMTDVAGNPEEERRAEFYHQPWSQEAVSRYFYCKIQQRRQELEQSLGVRNT
- the SMARCD3 gene encoding SWI/SNF-related matrix-associated actin-dependent regulator of chromatin subfamily D member 3 isoform X3 — protein: MGCAKRRKMADKILPQRIRELVPESQAYMDLLAFERKLDQTIMRKRVDIQEALKRPMKQKRKLRLYISNTFNPAKPDAEDSDGSIASWELRVEGKLLDDPSKQKRKFSSFFKSLVIELDKDLYGPDNHLVEWHRTPTTQETDGFQVKRPGDLSVRCTLLLMLDYQPPQFKLDPRLARLLGLHTQSRSAIVQALWQYVKTNRLQDSHDKEYINGDKYFQQIFDCPRLKFSEIPQRLTALLLPPDPIVINHVISVDPSDQKKTACYDIDVEVEEPLKGQMSSFLLSTANQQEISALDSKIHETIESINQLKIQRDFMLSFSRDPKGYVQDLLRSQSRDLKVMTDVAGNPEEERRAEFYHQPWSQEAVSRYFYCKIQQRRQELEQSLGVRNT
- the CHPF2 gene encoding chondroitin sulfate glucuronyltransferase isoform X1, translated to MRLGSLLALLRPALPLILGLSLGCSLSLLRVSWIQGEGDDPCVEALGELGGSRKLDSRTHLGQSDEDFKPRIVPYYRDPNKPYKKVLRTRYIQTELGSRERLLVAVLTSRATLSTLAVAVNRTVAHHFPRLLYFTGQRGARAPAGMQVVSHGDERPAWLMSETLRHLHTHFGADYDWFFVMQDDTYVQAPRLAALAGHLSINQDLYLGRAEEFIGAGEQARYCHGGFGYLLSRSLLLRLRPHLDGCRGDILSARPDEWLGRCLIDSLGIGCVSQHQGQQYRSFELAKNRDPEKEGSSAFLSAFAVHPVSDGTLMYRLHKRFSALELDRAYSEIEQLQAQIRNLTVLTPEGEAGLSWPVGLPAPFSPRSRFEVLGWDYFTEQHIFSCADGAPKCPLRGASRADVGDAVETALEQLNRRYQPRLRFRKQRLLNGYRRFDPARGMEYTLDLLLEAVTQRGHRRALARRVSLLRPLSRVEILPMPYVTEATRVQLVLPLLPTEAAAAPAFLEAFAAGVLEPREHALLTLLLVYGPREGGRGAPDPFAGVKASATELERRHPGTRLAWLAVRAEAPSQVRLMDVVSKKHPVDTLFFLTTVWTRPGPDVLNRCRMNAISGWQAFFPVHFQEFNPALAPVKSPPGPPGAGPDPPSPAGPDQPRGASAGGRFDRQASSEGCFYNADYLAARARLAGELAGQEEEEALEGLEVLDVFLRFSGLHLFRAVEPGLVQRFSLRDCSPRLSEELYHRCRLSNLEGLGSRAQLAMALFEQEQANST
- the CHPF2 gene encoding chondroitin sulfate glucuronyltransferase isoform X2; this translates as MRLGSLLALLRPALPLILGLSLGCSLSLLRVSWIQGEGDDPCVEALGELGGSRKLDSRTHLGQSDEDFKPRIVPYYRDPNKPYKKVLRTRYIQTELGSRERLLVAVLTSRATLSTLAVAVNRTVAHHFPRLLYFTGQRGARAPAGMQVVSHGDERPAWLMSETLRHLHTHFGADYDWFFVMQDDTYVQAPRLAALAGHLSINQDLYLGRAEEFIGAGEQARYCHGGFGYLLSRSLLLRLRPHLDGCRGDILSARPDEWLGRCLIDSLGIGCVSQHQAQIRNLTVLTPEGEAGLSWPVGLPAPFSPRSRFEVLGWDYFTEQHIFSCADGAPKCPLRGASRADVGDAVETALEQLNRRYQPRLRFRKQRLLNGYRRFDPARGMEYTLDLLLEAVTQRGHRRALARRVSLLRPLSRVEILPMPYVTEATRVQLVLPLLPTEAAAAPAFLEAFAAGVLEPREHALLTLLLVYGPREGGRGAPDPFAGVKASATELERRHPGTRLAWLAVRAEAPSQVRLMDVVSKKHPVDTLFFLTTVWTRPGPDVLNRCRMNAISGWQAFFPVHFQEFNPALAPVKSPPGPPGAGPDPPSPAGPDQPRGASAGGRFDRQASSEGCFYNADYLAARARLAGELAGQEEEEALEGLEVLDVFLRFSGLHLFRAVEPGLVQRFSLRDCSPRLSEELYHRCRLSNLEGLGSRAQLAMALFEQEQANST